The sequence below is a genomic window from Nostoc flagelliforme CCNUN1.
CCTTGCTATCGCTTGGGCATTTTTAATTCACATAAGGCGTAATTCGTAATTTTTTAGGGTAAATATTTTTGCACTACAATCCAACCAGTAAGGGATACCCAGGCAAATCCTATAAATAGAATAATATTTATGCCGACGTGTAAGGGTCTAGCCCAAGGTCGTCTGGCACTAATTTGCGTTGCACTGAAAGCAGATAGTAAAACTAATCCTACTACTATCAATCCAGCAACTAAATGTGATGAGTGACCTAAAGAGCCAAAGTGACCGAGAGTGCCAACAATGCCGATCGCTAGCAGTAGTAGTACTAAACTTACCATGCTGATGCCCATTGTATAGTGGAGCGATCGCACCCCTTTATTTCCGCCTATAAATGGCGTAATAAAAGGAAATTGCTGCGAAGTTCTCGCCCGAAACATCCAAACGCCGGTGACTGCTAACATCAGATATGCCAGCAGGGACAACCCCATTGACCAGGCGGCTATTTTCCACAACCAAAGAAATGAAGGCAGATTCATAAGATTGATTGTAAATGAGATGGGGAAGATGAGGGAGCAGGGGAGGCAGGGGAAGCAGGGGAAGCAGGGGAGGACAAAGAAGAAAAGGAGAATAACCAAGCCCTATGCCCAATGCCCAATGCCCCATGCCCAATTCCCAATAAATAATAAACAAAAAAGGCTGCTGAATTAGCAACCCTTAAATGTAGTAAATTTTTTTTTTAATCAACCGATGCTAAACCAAGGATTTGTAAGGGTTTTGTAGTATCTCCGATTTTTGTATTAATTTGCTGCACTATAGACCTAGTATTAATAAGGTCTTTTTCATCTGATGAGTCTGTATCAAACTCATAAACGCTGGGTTCGTCGAGCATTAGGCGATCGCACGGAATTTTATCGGATAAAATTGCACTTGCCATCATCCCTGTATGAATCTCCAACTGACCTTTTCGCGGAGCTTCAAACACTAAACGTTGTCCAGGAAAAACAACCCTTTCAAAGTACCAGTTGGGAATATTGGAGATGCGAGCTACCTGTATTTTGCTCGTGGCATTAATGTAGCAGCAGAGAATTTTTCCCGATTGCTCAGGTGGTAGAGGATCTAATATTTGAGCCATAACTGCTGAGGAGCTTTACGCCACAATTTTACATTACACTAGCCAAGCCTAGCATTGCCTGATCCCCAGTTGCTGTAGCTCCGACTACCAACTGAACTTTTATAGATTATTTTTACCTTTAAGATATATCGCAGGTTCTAAAAATTTTGTAAAAATTTATGCTTTGTCTGCAATTTTACACTATATGAACATCTTTGAATTTTTAATTTCGGCAAAAAATCTTTAACTTCTTTAGGACAGATAATTACAAGATAGCTATGGCGAAGATCCCCTTAGCTTGAGCCTAGTTCAGGAGTGTATTTTCGTATTTCATCTATCGCAGCATTAAAAGCCTGGGATCATCGCTTAATGAATGAACTCGATGTTATCGTAAAGCTATATGAAAAATGTCTTCATAAAACCTCTCTTAATGCCATGCGTTTGGTATAGAAAGCAATTTTATTGATTTTTATATCTGTGAACACAAGTTTCACGCATATCAATAATTTGCTTCAATGTCAAGCAATATTGTCAAAAATTAAGAGCAGTCAAAACAAAAACACGCTTTAAAACTGGAATTTATCTCGCTTTCCCCAAAGATTGGCAAGATGGAAGTCAAAACACCCATGATGGAAAATCGAATTCTTTACGTTCGCCTTCCTTGTA
It includes:
- a CDS encoding DUF4079 domain-containing protein, which gives rise to MNLPSFLWLWKIAAWSMGLSLLAYLMLAVTGVWMFRARTSQQFPFITPFIGGNKGVRSLHYTMGISMVSLVLLLLAIGIVGTLGHFGSLGHSSHLVAGLIVVGLVLLSAFSATQISARRPWARPLHVGINIILFIGFAWVSLTGWIVVQKYLP
- a CDS encoding DUF1830 domain-containing protein, with translation MAQILDPLPPEQSGKILCCYINATSKIQVARISNIPNWYFERVVFPGQRLVFEAPRKGQLEIHTGMMASAILSDKIPCDRLMLDEPSVYEFDTDSSDEKDLINTRSIVQQINTKIGDTTKPLQILGLASVD